The Mauremys reevesii isolate NIE-2019 linkage group 1, ASM1616193v1, whole genome shotgun sequence genome segment cacacacaaacagaggaGGCAGGCATATGTGAAGGAATGAGTGGATTAAGTAAAGATCTATTTGTGGGCTGTGTCTGGAAGGTATTGCCTTTGTTTCATAGCATGAGAGTCAGCAGAAAAGACATGCAGTGAGGCTTCCAGTGTGAACAGAGATGGAGCAGGTTGGCTGACATTATTATTATTGGTTTGTATTATGTTAGCACCCGAGGGCCCCAAACAGAACCAGGGTCCCATGGTGATAGCGCTTTACAGACATAACAGTCCCTGTCCCAGAAAGCTGACGAGCTCAATAAAGACAAGACACAATGAGTGAGGGTAACCAACAACAGGGGGGGATGGGATCAGACGGAGGGTATGTCTAAAAGCTTGCGTAGGCATccctttaatctagctagtgcagctaaaaatagcagcgaagAAGGTGGCAGAGTGGGTTAGCAACATGAATCCGTCCCAGGGCTCTGGGCAAATGTGTCTAGCCTGTACTGCAGTCGGTGCCACCAcctctacattgctatttttagctgaGCCAGGTAAATTCAAGCTAGTGTGGGTATGCCCACCCTCACTGCAACCACACCTCCCACTGCAATGTAGACCCGCACTGAGACCACGTGGTTAGTTACAGGCACAACTTCATAGCATTCCGtcctttaaaacattttttccctcaatataaataaatagcaacagcccagcccagcctgtcacCAACTGGAAGCTTAGAAACACCCGCAGGAATTACCTTCCTTTTCCGATGCAGTTCCCAGTGTACGCTTGGCAGGAGGAGCTCTCTCCCGGCAGGAGTTTTCAGACTCCATGCGGAGCAACGCAGGGTACTTTGTACATGGCTCCCTGAAGAGGCATTTGGGTCACCACCTCACTGGACATTATTGGCTGCATCACTTTATTGACTGGGATTTAGCCCAGTCACAGAGCGCTCTGTGACTGGGGCATCCCTCCGCTGTGCTGCCTGCACCAGTGGAATGTGATATCTCCTTGCAACTGCTGGGGCTCAGGCCCTGAGCTGGGCACAGCTGGTTCATTCACTCCTTTGGAGTCCCAGGTATTTCATGCCGTTACCAAAGGGAGTAGGGCATTTCTAGGTATAACCAGAGGAGTGTCTGAGCTTTCCCAGGGCTGAGGCTCTGAGAGACACTAGAGGAGTGTGTCAGGTGGTggagggagaggttactagccgAATAGGTGGGGGATTCCAAGTGGCACTGGAAAAAGAGGGAGGGTGTTTCCATTGTAAAGAGAGGAGGGGGGATTGTGAGTGTGACTGTGGTTTCTAGCCTCTCAAAGGTGAGGGGGAAGGTTTCTGAGCACTCTAGAAGGTGGATGGAAGAACAGAGTGTGTGACAGGAAAGGCCCATGAGTAACCAGAGAGGTGGCTGGTGAAACCATTCATCTCCTATTGCTGATGCCCTTGGATGTCCCCATTTCCCTGAAACAGCATCACTGGGTTTCATCTGTTCTTTAGTCCTGGTTTCAGTGCTTGGCCTTTGATAACTTTTTTAATTAGTGGTGGTGAGCAACAAGGAACAGGCTTTGGCCTAGGAGATGCTACAGTTCAGTACCCTAGTGTGCATTCCTCCAGGGATAGTTACCATTCAGTGGGGTTTTCTAAGAAGTTtatatcactttttaaaaagcaattcagTAGTTCAGCCCTGTGAGCATGAGACTCCTTCCACCTGAGTGAGCAGCAGGACTAACTAAAGaaaatattatcattattattcttTGTATTACAACAGCACCGAGACACCCTAGGATTAGGGCCTGTTGGTGTTAGGCATTGGACGAGCATCAAGTAAAAACACAGTCTCACCctagagagtttacaatctggaTTTATCATGAGATCCAGCAGGCGGGTGAAAGAGAAAAGGTGTGCGGCGTAAAAGTTAACAGTAGAACAAGCCTGGTTTTGCACAGGCTGCTGTATTCTGCATTTATTTACCTACCTATCAGTTGGCAGGGTTCTGTACGCATCATGGCATCTTCTGGTAGTATTGGACTGGCATCCTCTTTGGAAATTAACAGTTACTATCTCCTTATTGCACGGATGTTGTAATTGCTCCTCCTCTAACTCACTCCACAGGGCACCCACCAGTGTCCTCCATTTATTTTGGTCTTCTGTGGGTCTGTTCAGGCTTCTGAATGTCACCACCCATTATAAACAACATTTATTCATACTGTATTTTGGAAAGAAACATTTCagctttcattgatttcaacCCCCGCCCCATTTACTTATGTATCTGTTTTCTCTTCAGTGCCCTTTTTTCTCCCTAGAGAAGCAACCTTCCTATTCCCTTTAACCATTTGGCCACCACTCAGGCCCAGatactcaaaggtatttagatcctaactcccacagaaatcaatgggagatagACTCCATAGGtggcgggtataataggccaggggagggtAAGCCTCCCTTGGAGCAGCTGCCACTCACCTGCCTGAGCTGTGGTGGCCCAGCCTGTGCTCCGCCCTTCCCCGAGGTCCCCACTGCCCGCCGCTGACTGGCTGagtccctcctcccttccactCCACCCCCTGGAGGTTCTTGCTGCTCCAcacgtccctcctctcctctaaTCTCCCTCCCTTGCGAGGCCTCCCCCATCccgcatccctcctctcctcccctcccctcccctgtgagGCTCCCTCCACCTGCTGCTCACTGCGTCCCTGGGGCGGTGGGGGCCTCATGGGGGAGGGACACAGgagaggagggatgcagtgagcgGTGGGCAGTGAGGGCTTTgtgaggggcaggagaggaggaacACTGCGGGTGGTgggggcctcgggggaaggggaGCTGTGGATGAGAGGAGGGATGCGGCAAGCAGGGGCGtggagcggggcggggcctggggcggagCGGGGGTGCAGTGTGTGCGGGCCATGGACAGAAGAGACGGGACAGGGAGCTAGCATCCCCCAAGGGAAGCTTCATCCACTGCCCAGGATAGACACCTAAATAtgtttgaggagctgggcctcaCACCTTTCTCCTCCCCATTTGTCCATCTGGGAGCCTTAACTGAACCTGGGTGTTTTCTGTGTTGGGTGATCTCTCCCATTTCCATCTCcacttaggtttttttttaacccctcaTGTCATCACCTGGGCTGCTGCTAGCTCTATTCTTCTTTTACACAGAGTGACGATGAACTTGCAACGAACCTGCTGGCTCTTTATcagacacccctgccctgccctgcacgAGCTAGAGGGGAAGAACAGAGCCGCAGGTCATTCTCTGCCTAATGGCCAGAGAAAAGAACTATCATCTGGGTGTGGAGAACAGAGGGAAAAAGCCAAAGGACTGTGTGAGCTGCAGGCCAGAGACAGTAATCTGGGAACTACCTGCGGAGGGAGAGCCAAGCAGTGGGCAGCCTGAGAAAGTAAGGATCCTGGAAAGCTGACAGCCAAGCCTAGAAGCAGGTTGCGGCAGACGCAGATGTAGCACGGGCAGGATAGATAGAATGCAGCCTATAAGCAGAAGGCGTGAGCTGTTACAGCAGCACCATCCCTTCCTCACCTACACCCGCCAGCATTAGAGgtgggtgaataatggattttttgatTTGCTGGCGGTTCCGAAACAAAGGGTCAAAGCGACAAtgtcattttttttccaaaatttgtgGGGAATTGAAAAAGTTTCAAGTCAGGTCGAAACAAAATGGCTTATTTTGACCGGACTCAATTTTTTTCATCTTGATTTTGGGTATCTTGACAAAAGCAAGGGTGGACCAGAGGCACAAATGCAGGGTGGAGGAAGCtgcaggtcatagaatcatagaatatcagggttggaagggacctcaggaggtcaactagtccaatcccctgctcaaagcaggaccaatccccaactaaatcaaggTCCTTTAGCCCAGGGTACTCGCTCAGAATGGGAGAATTGCacttgggtctcccacagtaCAGAAGAGCACACGGGGCTATGCTGGTCTAGGCTTCTCTcggttgaagctattccacttttGATAAATAATTGAATAGTCATTGAATCAAAGACTTGaactcccacatcctaggtgagtgctcCGATTCCTAGGCTATAGAATCAGTCTCACTCAGGTTCCCTGGCCCAATGATTATTCATTGTCATTTGCAGACTATTCACTGAAAAAATacacccagctccagccagagcGTGTCCAAGTCTGTGCTAGGAAAAGGGGTGGACCCTGGTTTggtgagggggaggagtgagtggGCTGGGGGTCATGCACTCTGGTGCCATTAAACTTACCCAGGAAAAGTAGTACAGCCCAGGCTGTATTACATTTCCCCCATAGCACTGCCTTCAGGGGTGGCAAGAATTCAGGCTGGGAGACAGACCCTTCCTTCATATGTGCAAAGCCCTCTTCCCGAAGAGCACCCTAAAGAGGAATCTCTGTGAGATCTCTCAGAGACATTTCCAACTGAAGAACCTGCCACCCATGACTTGTAACATGGACGGGAACAAAATGGCCCCAGCCTTTCTGGACCTTTTCCTCTCATAACAGGAGAAGTTTGGAGACAAATGCTTAGACTCATTTGGGAAGCGAGAGCTGTAAACACATTTAATAAACAAACAGGATGGGCTAAATGCAGTGTGTATAATGGCAAGACAGCACAGCTACTGGTGAAGGCTCCCAACCCCTTTCTCCAGGCGGATATGGAGAAGTGTGTGAGTGGGGTCAGGAGTTTATTGTCGAGGACAGTCACTGTCAAACAGAAGGATCTCCTCCTTTCTGTACAGTTCAACCAGCTTCTCCTCTAACTCACCCAGAGTGAGCAGCTCGACTGCATTCTGATCATTCAGAGCAATGACTGCCCAGGACTTCCTGTGATTGTTATCAATCTCACAGCAGGCGGCAGACCAGATGTGGCTGGGCTTATTGACTCTGCCTCCAGCTATGTAATTGTTGCCAGGGACCACTCCCACAACGACGTATGTGGTAGCACACTCTTCAGTCCTACTCATCATTACTTCTTGCTCGTAGTTGTTCCATTTCCCACTATTGAGATTCATAAACTGGGGCACAATGTTGGTCAGGGTGAAGGTAGCAGCCTTATAGTCAGGGTCGGGTTGGTGCCCATTCGGGTTCAAGTGGCCCCTGTTGAAATTAGTCAGATTCTTATAATCTCGCAGGACGGCCTGGCTCTCATTAAGCAGTCCCTGGTCAACACCGATATCATTTAAGAGAATCCATTCTTTTGCCATTTCCTTTTGGTAATTTGAACCCATGAGCTTGAAAGTCAAAAAACAAATACAGGGGTCAGTCATGTGTGCAGCAGAAACAGAGCCAGTGTCCTGGGGCAGGTGCCTTTGGAGGTCTAAAGGAATTGGTACCGCTAGGCAAGAGATCTCCCTAGGGCTCTGTGTTCTTGCTTCCTGGGCCCCTGGGGCCAGTGTGTGAGCTGGAAGGAAGTTCACCAGCAGCCTCATTCACAGTCGTGACTAGTGTGAAAGAGGAGCCACACTTGGAGTAACTTCCTTGCTTCCTGAGGGCTGGATTGTGCCCACAGTAATGTGGCACAGAGCTACCCTGACCCGGAGGAGCGCAGAAGTCTGTATTCAGTTTGGGGCAACTCATTCatagaaaaatgtaaaaaaaaaaaaagggagggaatTCTGAGATGAGCAATAGATGATCCACCCTCAGTGCTCTACAGGGAGCTGACAACTCCCAAGGTTTCTGCTAAAATGCCCCTAGGGTAACCACAGATTTGCCAGTTGACTCAACCCTGTCCTTGTGAGCCAGAAACACCCGGGTTAGTATATAATTCCATTTCAACGTGGAGATTGCATTAGTACAATAACTAAGTACATTTTTGACCACTGTTTTCTTGAGTTCCAGTAAGAGTAAATCATAAAAATGCTTTGCATGACCACAGCACATTTTCCCTGAAGAGTCCAAACCACCTGACAAAGATCAATTAACTCTCACAATAACCCTATGAAGTAGATAAGCATTAATATCTCCATTCTATGCCTGGTGATGGCAGGGCACAGACAAGGTGTGACCTGCCCTAGGTTGCACAGCAAGTCAGTAGAAGTGAGGAATAGGACTCAGCAATTCTAGCTCCCAGTGTCCTGCTGCAACTACACATCTTTGTCACAATGATGTGACCCTGCACTACAGCATGGGACAGGGAattcccgtgtgtgtgtgtgtgtgtgtgtgtgtgtatatatatatatacatatattgggATTTATTCTATATTTCAATTTTTCACGTCCAAGATTGTGCCCTATTGTAATGGAAAGGCAGTCAGGAGAGCATCTTACCTGGGGTTCTACCATCCAACTATCAGGTCGCTTACCATAACCAGGTTGGTACACATATGCAGAGTATATTGGAATGCGGTTGTCCCTGTCGTACAAAGTAGCAAAGCGATACTGATTCTTGTAAAGTTGGCAAATCTGGGCTGGATTGGCAGGTTTGATGGCATCGTTTGGGGGGGTTTCCCTGAAGAAAAACCCAGGGCATGTGTTTTCAAAAGATGTCACCACCTCACTGTTCCCCAGCATGAGGCAGCATATGGAaaactggagcagcagcagcagcagcatgggaacGAGTTAACACTAAAGGCTCTTCTGTACCTGGGGaacaaatgtaaataaaatttaAGCTTGGTGTAAACGTGGTCTCCAAGAGGAGGAGTGAGAggctctagccagggaagagctGTTCTATATGGCAACCACCTTGTctcaaaaagtggaaactaacATGGAAGTTAGTGCTGCTTCTTGAGCCTTCAGAGAAGGGGGTTAAAGCACATACTTCAGGAGGGAGTCAATGGCACCATCATTTCTGACTGAGTCACACTCCTATAACAGGggcaggaagaaggaggagagctGTGTGAACAGGTTGATTGCCTACGTAGACATAACCACATTTCTCCATCTGGCTGGTTAGAAAACCACACTTCTTCCCTATCTCCGTGGCTGCAAATCCCTGTTCCCAAAGGAAAAATGCAGGAGATGTCTGCAATTTGAAATATGCAGAGTTTCAGGATCATTTTCTCCATGGTTATTCTATGTGAGGGGAGGATTTGGCTCAATCATTCACATTTGGAACAAAGTAGACCTGCCAGCCACCAACCCTACATCTGCCTGTCCTTGGCTGTTAGCAGGAGGATATCCTGTTGCTTGGAGAAAACGATCTATACAATCACCACAACAATGCCAGAAAATCTGGATGTTTTATCCTAGTTCAGCCATATCTCATAATGTAAGATGAACTGGTCCAAAACTGTGGTTCTTCCAATTTCACTGGGATCTGCAAAACCTCAATCATTGGTGCTGAGCAAGTGCTATTAAAACAATTAGCCTACACACCTGTTTCAGATACCACCATAACAGAAAGTTTTTTGCATCAAGTAATTAGAACAATCATGTTATAATACATATCAAACTGTATTTGGATGGCTGCTGCTCTATATCAGCTGCTCCCTGCTATCAGCAGCCTGGGAGCTTAGGAcatgatccaaagctcactgtttttccattgtcttcaacaTATTCATAGGCTGATTGCACTGGGTGGAAGGAAGAGTCCCAGAAACAGGGCTCTGTATTGGTTCTCCCTCCACAGTGTTTGCATTTTTTATCTCAAGATACAATTGATTGGCTTTTCACTGAAACGTCTTCCGGTCAGGAACTCATGATTACGAAATATATAAATAACAATTTTTCAAAAAGAAACCAACCTACCGAGTGAAAGGTCTGCGCACAAACTTGTCAACTGGCTTGATTCTGTTTGCACCACCAAAGTTGTagtggatttttcaaaagcttcAGTTAGAGAATGAGCCTAGGAGCCTGAACCTGAACCTGTTTATatatgtgtaagcagagtctgagtgAGCGCtctcctgacatctagtggtgagctgtggaaaaagacttcagaagctgatcttATTTGCATGGACACatccaccctgcctaggtgctcagtatgatgggattgcttgcccaaatgatcacttgtggctggtgttggatccccagtctccttcttattggggcaggagtaataaagggttgttatccttgttgtgtgaactgagagcagcagaactgtacctggcgtAGCCCAATGGAGagactcaccctcaactgaatggcacttgctaggcaggggacatgggttctaAAGCCTAGTGAGCTGAaagagggtgggggacagagattTGTGCCTGATGGTGTGGGTCCTGATTAAGAGTCCTAGATACCACTTGGTACCTCATTTCTCTGAGAtataataaaagagctaatttagactcaattcAGAGTCTTGTAGGGGTCCAAgtatgcaagaagcctggggaacaagcaggaagaactggaagtcctggcacagtctaTGATGTggttggaataacagagacttgatgGGATAACTCATGTGACtagagtactgtcatggatggatataaacatGCAGGATGTCATGGATGAAAGGAcaagcagggcagaaaaggtgggggagttgcattgtatgtaagagagcagtatgactacTCAGAGCTcctgtatgaaactgcagaaaaatctgagagtctctggattaagtttagaagtgtgagcaacaagggtgatgttggggtgggagtctgctatagaccaccagaccagggggatgaggtggacaaggctttcttctggcaactaacagaagttactagatcgcaggccctggttctcataggAGACTTTACTCACCCctatatctgctgggagagcaatagagcagtgcacagacaatccaggaagtttttggaaagtgtaggggataaTTTCCTGGTGCAACTGGAACCAGCtgaaggaaccaactaggggcagagctcttcttgacctgctgctcaccaaccaggaaaaattagtaggggaagcaaaagtgtatgggaacctgggaggcagtgaccatcagatggtcgagttcaggatcctgacaaaaggaagaaaggagagcagcagaatacggaccctggacttcagaaaagcagactttgactccctcagggaactgaagGGCAGGATCCccgggagaataacatgagggggaaaagagtccaggagagctggctgtattttaaagcatCCTaactgaggttgcaggaacaaaccatcctgatgtgtagaaagaatagtaaatatggcaggcgaccaggcttaacagtgaaatccttgctgatcttaaacacaaaataaagcttacaagaagtggaagattggacaaatgagcagggaggagtataaaaatattgctcaggcatgcaggagtgaaatcaggaaggccaaatcacacttggagttgcagctagcaagggatgttaagagtaacaagaaggtttcttcagatatgttagcaacaagaagaaagtcaagggaagtatgggccccttactgaatgagggaggcaacctagtgacagaggatgtggaaaaagataatgtactcaatgctttttttccctctgtcttcacgaacaaggtcagctcccagactactgcactgagcagcacagcatgggtaggaagtgaccagccctctgtggagaaagaagtggtttgggactatttagaaaagctggatgagcacaaatccatggggccggatgcgctgcatccaagggtgctaaagaagttggcggatgtgattgcagagccattggccattatctctgaacactcatggcaatcgggggaggtcccggatgactggaaaaaggctaatgtagtgcccagctttaaaaaagggaaagaggaggatctggggaactacaggccagtcagcctcacctcagtccttggaaaaatcatggagcaggtcctcaaggaatcaattctgaagcacttagaggagaggaaagtgatcaggaacagtcagcatggattcaccaagggcaagtcatgcctgactaacctaactgccttctatgacaagataactgggtctatggatgaagggaaagcagtggatgtgttattccttgactttagcaaagcgtttgatacagtctcccacagtattcttgctggcaagttaaagaagtatgggctgaatgaatggactataaggtggatagaaagctggctagatcatcgggctcaatgggtagtgatcaatggctccatgtctaattggcagctggtatcaagcggagtgccccaaggtttggtcctggggccgattttgttcatTAGCTTctttaatgatctagaggatggtgtggactgcactctcagcaagtttgcagatgacactaaactgagaggactggtagatacactggagggtagggataggatacagagggacctagacaaattagaggattgggccaaaagaaacctgatgaggttcaacaaggacaagtgcagagtcctgcacttaggacagaagaatcccatgcaccgctacagactagggaccgaatggctaggcagcagttctgcagaaaaggaccttggggttacagtggatgagaagctggatatgagtcagcagtgtgcccttgttgccaaggctaatggcattttgggctgtataagtaggggcattgccagcagatcgagggacgtgatcattcccctctattcgacatcggtgaggccacatctggagtactgtgtccagttttgggccccacactacaagaaggatgtggaaaaattggaaagagtccagcggagggcaacaaaaatgattagggggctggagcacatgatttatgaggagaggctgagggaactgggattgtttagtctgcagaagagaagaatgagggggatttgataccttcttttaactacctgaaagggggttccaaagaggatggatcaagactgttctcagtggtggcaggtgacagaacaaggagtaatggtctcaagttgcagtgcggggtgggaggttaggttggatattaggaaaagcctTTTCACTAGAAgagtggggaagcactggaatgggttccctagggaggtggtggaatctccttccttagaggtttttaaggtcaggcttgacaaagccctggctgggatgatttagttgggaattggtcctgctttgagcagggggttggactagaagatgatctcctgaggtcccttccatccctgatattctatgattctctattctaagtattagacctactttaggacagtgtctctattgcaagagTGTGCCCAGGGGTAAGGCTCCCccctaacagctgaaatcactgagagctgtgttaagtgtgtgtggggggggaggggaatcctgAAGACATCTTGTAGAGTGGGCAGCTGGTGGATAGGTGTGGCAAGCAGCCAGAAGGGTGGTTGGGGGGAGGTGTGGCAGTTGTCCATTGGGGCAATGAGCGAGTGCCCGAGCAGTGCAGTCTGTAAAGTGCCTCCTTACCCCCTCTGCCttccacacagggtgggaggtgaactct includes the following:
- the LOC120387206 gene encoding endonuclease domain-containing 1 protein-like; this encodes MLLLLLLQFSICCLMLGNSEVVTSFENTCPGFFFRETPPNDAIKPANPAQICQLYKNQYRFATLYDRDNRIPIYSAYVYQPGYGKRPDSWMVEPQLMGSNYQKEMAKEWILLNDIGVDQGLLNESQAVLRDYKNLTNFNRGHLNPNGHQPDPDYKAATFTLTNIVPQFMNLNSGKWNNYEQEVMMSRTEECATTYVVVGVVPGNNYIAGGRVNKPSHIWSAACCEIDNNHRKSWAVIALNDQNAVELLTLGELEEKLVELYRKEEILLFDSDCPRQ